A genomic region of Falco rusticolus isolate bFalRus1 chromosome 20, bFalRus1.pri, whole genome shotgun sequence contains the following coding sequences:
- the LOC119140362 gene encoding caspase-3-like, with product MSQPRQSRALIIVNSNFCSSDHDVVLGTRKGAKREAEKLSRILSRLNYKVKLVHNKTAKEINDLYQQERCCEHGEYFVSIISSHGEEGVIFGCDMEPVKLTQIFQTLSSERCPVLTKIPKIFFIQACRGTEFDHGVVVECDSGNPAPQSKPDGFSACVSIPPQTAVMFACSPGYVAFVNAFGSMFLQALLKVLEGEERHLALNRLMTRINWEVAFCCQARGTYQGCKEMPCFITNLLQEVFPFSAPIAEEADGV from the exons ATGTCCCAGCCAAGGCAAAGCCGAGCTCTCATCATCGTCAACAgcaatttctgcagcagtgacCATGATGTGGTGCTTGGGACCCGGAAAGGAGCCAAGAGAGAAGCGGAGAAGCTTTCCAGGATACTCTCACGGCTCAACTACAAGGTGAAGCTGGTGCACAACAAGACAGCCAAGGAGATAAATGACCTTTACCAGCAAG AGCGCTGCTGCGAACATGGAGAGTACTTTGTGAGCATCATCTCCAGCCACGGAGAGGAGGGGGTCATATTCGGCTGTGACATGGAACCAGTTAAGCTGACCCAGATTTTCCAGACTTTATCCTCAGAGAGGTGCCCGGTGCTCACCAAAATACCCAAAATCTTCTTTATCCAG GCTTGCCGGGGAACAGAGTTTGACCACGGGGTGGTAGTGGAGTGTGACAGCGGGAATCCTGCGCCACAGAGCAAGCCAGATGGCTTCTCAGCCTGCGTCTCCATCCCTCCCCAAACCGCTGTGATGTTCGCGTGCAGCCCAG GCTACGTGGCCTTCGTCAATGCCTTCGGATCCATGTTCCTGCAGGCCCTGCTCAAGGTCCTGGAGGGAGAGGAACGTCACCTGGCCCTCAACCGCCTCATGACCCGCATCAACTGGGAGGTGGCGTTTTGCTGCCAGGCCAGGGGCACCTACCAGGGGTGCAAGGAGATGCCCTGCTTCATCACcaacctgctgcaggaggtctTCCCCTTCTCAGCACCCATCGCAGAGGAGGCAGACGGTGTCTGA
- the RETSAT gene encoding all-trans-retinol 13,14-reductase has protein sequence MWPYALLFLALLLLLLLGLFLWGAGSGPSPFAADTRRPPAPLVTDKAARRTVLKPVFSADKVPEGLDAIVVGSGIGGLAAAALLAKVGKRVLVLEQHGKLGGCCHTFSEKGFEFDTGIHYVGQMEEGSTVRFLVEQLTEGQLEWAPLPAVYDAVVLGEPSGGRTYRIYAGKEEYFKGLKEQFPGEAAAIDEFQRLVKSASRGTALLGVLKMVPWMLAALLCRSGLLPWLSPFCQLASRSVRDVVDGLTANRELRAVFSYIFPTYGVLPSKASFSMHSILVNHFLNGAWYPKGGAGEIAFHTIAVIRKAGGNVLGKAPVQRILLDSQGKACGVSVKKGQDLVNIFAPVIISDAGIFNTYERLLPAEAQALPEIQSQLRMVTHGEGGFTVFVGLNGSRDELGLEPTNYYMYPGNDLDEIMNRYLASSREEAAKNIPLLFVTCPSAKDPTWEMRHPGKSTLAIVTFAKYEWFEEWKDKQVNKRGDDYEDLKKTFVDAIMQTVFKLYPRVEDRIEYIAGGTPLTNQHYIASPKGEFYGSEHSIARLQAEAIAAIRAQTAVPNLYLTGQDLCLGGFVGALQGALICASAILKRNLYIDLARLKKRTQATNAKKED, from the exons tTTTCTCAGCAGATAAAGTCCCCGAGGGGCTCGATGCCATCGTGGTGGGCAGTGGCATCGGGGGCCTGGCAGCTGCCGCGCTGCTGGCGAAAGTGGGCAAGcgggtgctggtgctggagcagcacggcaagctggggggctgctgccacaCCTTCAGCGAGAAGGGCTTCGAGTTTGACACCG GTATCCACTACGTGGGGCAGATGGAGGAGGGCTCCACCGTCCGCTTCCTGGTGGAGCAGCTGACGGAGGGGCAGCTGGAGTGGGCTCCGCTGCCAGCCGTCTACGACGCCGTGGTTCTGGGGGAGCCCAGCGGTGGCAGGACATACCGCATCTACGCAGGGAAGGAGGAATATTTCAAAGGCTTGAAGGAGCAGTTTCCTGGGGAGGCGGCCGCTATCGATGAGTTCCAGCGGCTGGTGAAG AGCGCCAGCCGAGGCACTGCGCTGCTGGGTGTCTTGAAGATGGTTCCATGGATGCTGGCCGCGCTGCTGTGCCGCTCGGGGCTGCTGCCGTGGCTCAGCCCCTTCTGCCAGCTGGCGTCCCGCAGCGTGAGGGACGTGGTGGATGGTCTCACCGCCAACCGTGAGCTCAGGGCTGTCTTCAGCTACATCTTCCCCACCTACG GTGTGCTCCCCTCCAAGGCCAGCTTCTCCATGCACAGCATCCTGGTGAACCACTTCCTCAATGGCGCGTGGTACCCCAAGGGGGGGGCCGGGGAAATCGCCTTCCACACCATTGCCGTTATCCGGAAAGCTGGAGGCAACGTGCTGGGAAAGGCGCCGGTGCAGAGGATCCTGCTGGACTCCCAGGGCAAAGCTTGCG GCGTCAGCGTCAAGAAGGGCCAAGATCTGGTGAACATCTTCGCTCCCGTTATCATCTCGGATGCCGGGATCTTCAACACCTACGAACGGCTCCTGCCAGCAGAGGCGCAGGCTTTGCCTG AGATCCAGTCCCAGCTTCGTATGGTGACACACGGCGAAGGGGGCTTCACCGTCTTCGTGGGTCTTAACGGCTCGAGGgatgagctggggctggagcccacCAACTACTACATGTACCCAGGAAACGACCTGGATGAAAT AATGAATCGCTACTTGGCTTCTTCCAGAGAAGAAGCTGCCAAGAACATCCCTCTCCTGTTTGTCACCTGCCCATCAGCCAAGGACCCCACCTGGGAGATGAGGCACCCAG GTAAATCCACGCTGGCCATCGTGACCTTCGCCAAATACGAGTGGTTCGAGGAGTGGAAGGACAAGCAGGTCAATAAGCGGGGCGATGATTACGAGGATTTGAAGAAGACCTTTGTGGATGCCATCATGCAGACTGTCTTCAAGCTCTACCCTCGTGTCGAGGACAGG ATCGAGTACATCGCCGGTGGGACGCCCCTCACCAACCAGCACTACATCGCCAGCCCCAAGGGGGAATTCTACGGCTCTGAACACAGCATCGCCCGCCTGCAGGCTGAGGCCATCGCCGCCATCAGGGCACAGACGGCCGTCCCCAACCTCTACCTGACAG GGCAGGATTTGTGCCTGGGCGGCTTCGTGGGAGCCCTGCAAGGAGCCCTCATCTGTGCCAGCGCCATCCTCAAGCGCAACCTGTACATTGACCTGGCACGCCTGAAAAAGCGCACGCAGGCCACCAACGCCAAGAAGGAGGACTAA